A single Anopheles maculipalpis chromosome 3RL, idAnoMacuDA_375_x, whole genome shotgun sequence DNA region contains:
- the LOC126564185 gene encoding exocyst complex component 3, producing the protein MDLEQIHQEARQAALNEVKNMFQRSNQMEKVDQYRRRIYRKNLSMDAQLKTCMQNQTDDVKIGVKKLQTALDQIQEIGDRMKNAFAMLTDVPTVYDTLESVRDENAKHSQYMTAMENLKHIFTVQSSVDKAMQWIEEDKLLHAHQCLSDLENSRDDLLYELHKLPKQNAHDKITLKRYFEKVETVSMTLEKKIRLVLQRTLNTVRKEPTVIVTALRIIEREEKADAFALQQQKNTGFIAPGRPKRWRQKALDVLNDSVVQRIEGSKLEERSDNKMWLVRDLELTRQFLLEDLRVVKSLCVPCFPPHYNILNEYVKMYHNAMSKYLEELIQTGLEGNEYVTILSWIMNTYPGRELMQHPDLMIDLSNVGPLVSKQRLHEMETAYLRTMERNYQEWMTKTLETEKTDWINGVEMESTDQYYHTSAPMIIYQMIDQNLQVTNTTHSDLTFNALILSIQQMTKYGHIYRTAVIEYKERHFRDRSQAPFFTQHIITIVNNCQQMIEIAQQLKQLYWPKSKTQHYEEFEKLVKTYQTLRDETGLVLLEEAFLDLEGHFNELFTAKWTTSSVSVDTICVTLEDYFQDYNHLRTANFEYVIGEAQKMVAKRYIKAMLSKRLNKNRAECEVLAKKIAKEAKQIKVFFEKVAPNVAKGDSPIDVISNLAGLLNCDAEMLVLDLHSVLSSYPSITEDHLVRLFYLRSDFKSSELKEKVQDALMSRKSTISHDKQDAIFKEIVFSDKLW; encoded by the exons atggaTCTCGAACAAATCCATCAGGAAGCGCGACAAGCGGCCCTAAACGAAGTGAAAAACATGTTCCAACGTTCAAACCAGATGGAGAAAGTGGATCAGTACCGGCGACGCATCTATCGTAAGAATCTTTCGATGGACGCACAGCTGAAGACGTGCATGCAAAATCAAACCGATGATGTGAAAATAGGCGTGAAGAAACTGCAGACCGCGCTAGATCAAATCCAAGAGATCGGCGACCGCATGAAGAACGCCTTTGCCATGTTGACCGACGTTCCGACCGTTTACGATACGCTGGAAAGTGTGCGGGACGAAAATGCGAAACATTCCCAGTACATGACGGCGATGGAGAACTTGAAGCACATCTTCACGGTTCAGTCGAGCGTAGATAAAGCGATGCAGTGGATCGAGGAGGACAAACTACTGCACGCCCATCAATGTTTGTCCGATTTGGAAAATTCTCGCGATGATCTGCTTTACGAGCTGCACAAACTCCCGAAACAGAACGCACACGATAAAATAACTCTCAAACGGTACTTCGAAAAAGTGGAAACGGTATCGATGACgctggagaagaaaataaggTTGGTGCTGCAACGTACACTCAACACGGTACGCAAAGAACCGACCGTTATTGTCACGGCATTACGTATTATCGAACGAGAGGAAAAGGCCGATGCGTTTGCAttacagcagcagaaaaataCGGGCTTCATAGCACCTGGCCGTCCAAAGCGTTGGCGGCAGAAGGCACTGGATGTATTGAACGATTCGGTTGTACAGCGTATCGAAGGTTCGAAGTTAGAGGAACGATCGGATAACAAGATGTGGCTTGTGCGCGATCTCGAACTCACGAGACAGTTTTTGCTGGAAGATTTGCGTGTTGTAAAATCACTTTGCGTGCCTTGCTTCCCTCCGCACTACAATATACTGAACGAGTATGTTAAAATGTACCACAATGCGATGTCGAAATAC CTTGAAGAACTGATACAAACAGGCCTTGAAGGGAATGAGTACGTCACGATACTGTCCTGGATCATGAACACCTATCCCGGTCGAGAGCTGATGCAACATCCGGACCTAATGATCGATTTATCCAACGTTGGTCCGTTGGTTAGTAAGCAACGCTTGCACGAAATGGAAACCGCCTACCTGCGAACGATGGAACGAAACTATCAGGAATGGATGACGAAAACTCTCGAGACCGAGAAAACGGATTGGATAAATGGGGTCGAGATGGAGTCAACCGATCAGTACTACCATACGTCCGCGCCCATGATAATTTATCAGATGATTGATCAAAATCTTCAGGTCACCAACACGACCCACTCGGATCTAACTTTCAATGCGCTCATCCTAAGCATTCAACAGATGACCAAGTACGGACACATCTACCGTACGGCGGTTATCGAGTACAAGGAACGACATTTCCGCGACCGTAGCCAGGCCCCCTTCTTCACGCAACACATCATCACAATCGTGAACAACTGTCAGCAAATGATAGAAATTGCACAGCAACTCAAACAGCTATATTGGCCAAAATCGAAAACGCAGCACTACGAAGAGTTTGAAAAGCTGGTCAAGACCTATCAAACGTTGCGCGATGAAACGGGACTGGTTCTGCTCGAGGAAGCGTTTCTCGATCTTGAAGGACACTTTAACGAACTGTTCACTGCCAAGTGGACAACCTCGTCAGTGTCGGTTGATACCATTTGCGTGACGCTCGAGGACTACTTTCAGGACTACAATCATCTGCGTACCGCGAATTTTGAGTATGTTATCGGCGAGGCACAGAAAATGGTCGCAAAGCGCTACATCAAAGCAATGCTTTCGAAGCGTTTGAACAAAAATCGTGCCGAGTGCGAGGTGCTGGCGAAGAAAATAGCTAAAGAAGCGAAACAGATAAAGGTGTTTTTCGAAAAGGTGGCACCAAATGTAGCGAAAGGTGATTCACCGATTGACGTCATTTCCAACCTGGCTGGACTACTGAACTGTGATGCGGAGATGCTGGTGCTTGATTTACACTCCGTGCTGTCGTCGTATCCTTCGATCACTGAGGATCATCTGGTTCGGTTGTTTTACCTACGCAGTGATTTTAAAAGCAGCGAGCTCAAGGAAAAGGTGCAGGATGCGCTGATGTCGAGAAAATCAACCATCAGCCACGACAAGCAGGATGCAATCTTTAAGGAGATAGTATTTTCTGATAAGCTGTGGTAA
- the LOC126565590 gene encoding glia maturation factor gamma, which yields MTEAQICDISPEAKEEICKFRFRRNATNTALILKIDREKQLVTVDELLDDVAIEDLQEQLPSHQPRYIIYSYKMVHDDSRISYPMCFIFYTPRDSQMELCMLYAKTRMALQREADLTRYYEIRELDDMTEDWLREKLR from the exons ATG ACCGAAGCGCAGATCTGTGATATTAGCCCCGAGGCAAAGGAGGAGATCTGCAAGTTTCGTTTTCGACGTAACGCAACCAATACGGCTTTGATTT TAAAAATCGATCGCGAAAAGCAACTGGTTACGGTGGACGAGCTGCTGGACGATGTAGCGATCGAGGATCTGCAAGAACAGCTTCCGAGCCATCAGCCACGCTACATCATCTACAGCTACAAGATGGTACACGATGACTCACGGATATCGTACCCgatgtgtttcattttttacacGCCGCGCGACAGTCAGATGGAACTTTGTATGCTGTACGCTAAAACGCGTATGGCACTGCAGCGTGAGGCAGATTTAACGCGCTACTACGAAATTCGCGAGCTGGACGATATGACCGAAGACTGGTTAAGAGAAAAGCTTCGATAA
- the LOC126560617 gene encoding probable ATP-dependent DNA helicase HFM1: MAGLVLSVQPSAFDKADRSQTLANESFSVNDLDPTIREAFPKLKTFNKIQLAVARTVLQTDDSIIVNAPTGSGKTVILELAMVKLAREARDSTFRILYLAPTRSLCAEKFQDWKVRFAPLGISCIQFDGDNMVEDISKLSSHRLILSTPEKWEVFTRHWDDQNVGSVLRPIRLFLIDEVQIINDSERGSTLELVVSRMKYIDSRLRREQPNVSETPESIRFIAVSACIPNVDDFAAWLKNDRNVIPFSFDETNRTTRIERHVLNFPCASNPFKFEMNLNYKLPAIIDQYSRQKPTLVFCTSRKSVESTAKFLARTNIKRSIPTGPTLNELANNLANRSLQECVAKGVAYHHAGLLHSDRNQIENHFRTGHIAVLCCTSTLCMGVNLPAYLVIVKSTFNYMGKDYTDNYILQMIGRAGRAEYNEDGVAVILTTDANLARYQKIVTETVPIESQLCRKLPELLNSEIAHGIIYDQPAVMEWIKSTFFYIRARMNPPHYQLTGGRLIDEEIEKLCNDTIESLEANELIVKQRANTIASSACGRLMARNQLSFQTLKLLQQDLNGKEMLDEMLVLITRANEFAEYKCRQGEKKILNTLNGPTISTSFCDGGDDLAAGIRFRWPRRISTTGSKVYCLVQAIFGNLNIPDHSLHQEAAKIVTLGARIARFVVGLLTANRDQFKSGCLRALVSVTTLLQCFQTKLWEDSPFLTKQLGQIGPKLARHLADHGKVTFKALRNSDPREIECILKKQPPFGNDIINFVGGLPEFTIELKKHQLDPPSFTCTVEQKNIDYDPEISVSFSIVVGDSANRVLLHLDSCTMENIPVMGCTWPLAIKDNSIESLSAYLICQNWTGLDCSHTLWLVEQPVIVKHRQTAITHFFPNTSVNDSTLATEKLTLPSAQELSRLRLNISKANDSLHSVLKQSALDISRYALNTSKMNETSNNNVTNTSKTTDEKCDVPDMVEKPLRSILKPVPGKKAQAIALLNTFECPTIGHNQHHFPMADDSPTEVEIFRQDEIQYIFQPEKCSLNFTLCSPVDDIVECFKKHNTFMPERKTIPELPKPLPVVDKVERKKKNFDLGSAWDVICSDEEL; encoded by the coding sequence ATGGCAGGACTTGTTCTATCGGTACAACCAAGTGCTTTCGACAAAGCCGACCGATCGCAAACGCTAGCAAACGAATCATTCTCAGTGAACGATCTCGATCCGACGATTCGAGAAGCATTCCCCAAGTTGAAAACGTTCAATAAGATACAGCTGGCAGTCGCTAGAACCGTTTTGCAAACAGACGATTCAATCATTGTCAATGCGCCCACCGGTTCTGGGAAAACCGTAATCCTTGAGCTTGCCATGGTTAAGCTTGCTCGCGAAGCAAGGGATAGTACGTTCCGGATCCTCTACCTAGCACCGACACGTTCGCTCTGTGCGGAAAAGTTTCAAGACTGGAAGGTACGTTTCGCTCCGCTCGGCATTAGTTGCATTCAGTTCGACGGCGACAATATGGTCGAAGATATCAGCAAGCTCAGCAGTCATCGGCTTATTCTAAGTACGCCGGAAAAATGGGAAGTATTTACGCGCCATTGGGATGACCAGAATGTGGGATCCGTGCTGCGTCCCATCCGGTTGTTTTTGATAGACGAAGTTCAAATCATCAATGACAGCGAACGTGGATCAACTCTGGAGCTGGTGGTGTCCCGTATGAAGTACATCGATTCTCGACTACGTAGAGAACAACCGAACGTCAGCGAGACCCCGGAATCCATCCGGTTCATTGCCGTTTCAGCCTGCATCCCTAACGTGGACGATTTTGCAGCATGGCTTAAAAACGATCGGAACGTGATTCCGTTTTCCTTTGATGAAACTAATCGGACGACGAGAATCGAGCGCCACGTGCTAAATTTTCCTTGCGCCTCGAATCCGTTCAAGTTTGAAATGAATCTCAATTATAAGCTGCCGGCGATCATCGATCAGTATTCGCGCCAGAAACCAACGCTTGTCTTTTGTACGTCACGTAAAAGCGTAGAATCGACCGCAAAATTCCTAGCTCGTACGAACATAAAGCGTAGCATCCCGACAGGACCAACGCTTAATGAGCTGGCCAATAATTTGGCAAACCGAAGCTTGCAGGAGTGTGTAGCGAAAGGTGTCGCTTACCATCATGCTGGATTGCTGCACAGCGATCGCAACCAGATCGAAAATCACTTCCGTACCGGACATATAGCAGTGCTTTGCTGTACCAGCACTCTCTGCATGGGTGTCAATCTGCCCGCCTACCTGGTGATTGTCAAGTCTACGTTCAACTACATGGGCAAGGATTACACCGATAACTATATTCTGCAGATGATCGGTCGTGCCGGACGTGCTGAGTACAATGAGGATGGTGTAGCGGTCATACTGACCACAGACGCTAATCTGGCCCGTTATCAGAAGATTGTTACCGAAACGGTTCCGATCGAATCGCAGCTATGTAGGAAACTTCCAGAGCTACTAAATTCAGAGATAGCTCACGGCATCATATACGATCAGCCAGCCGTGATGGAATGGATAAAGTCCACATTTTTCTACATCCGTGCCCGGATGAACCCGCCACACTATCAACTGACCGGTGGGCGGCTTATCGAcgaagaaatagaaaagctTTGCAACGACACGATAGAATCTCTCGAAGCGAATGAATTGATTGTAAAGCAACGGGCTAACACGATCGCTTCATCTGCCTGCGGTCGATTGATGGCACGCAACCAACTTTCCTTCCAAACGTTGAAACTGCTTCAGCAGGATCTGAATGGCAAGGAAATGCTGGACGAAATGCTTGTCCTGATCACAAGAGCCAACGAATTCGCTGAGTACAAGTGCCGGCAAGGAGAGAAAAAGATTCTTAACACCCTAAACGGACCAACGATCTCTACTTCGTTCTGTGACGGAGGAGATGACCTGGCCGCTGGAATACGGTTCCGCTGGCCCAGACGCATCAGTACAACCGGTTCGAAGGTATATTGCCTAGTGCAAGCTATATTCGGAAATCTAAACATTCCTGATCACAGCTTACATCAGGAAGCGGCTAAAATCGTGACCCTTGGTGCACGAATTGCTCGGTTTGTGGTCGGATTACTAACCGCCAACCGGGACCAATTCAAATCCGGCTGCTTGCGAGCACTCGTCAGCGTAACAACATTGCTGCAATGCTTTCAAACCAAACTTTGGGAGGACAGCCCGTTCCTGACCAAGCAACTTGGACAGATCGGACCAAAGCTGGCCCGTCATCTAGCAGATCATGGTAAGGTAACATTCAAAGCCTTGCGTAATTCTGATCCTCGGGAAATTGAGTGCATTCTCAAGAAGCAACCACCGTTTGGTAACGATATCATAAACTTtgtcggaggtttaccggAGTTCACCATCGAACTGAAGAAGCACCAATTAGATCCACCCAGTTTCACCTGTACTGTTGAACAGAAAAACATCGATTATGATCCTGAGATATCGGTAAGCTTCAGCATTGTAGTAGGTGATTCCGCCAATCGAGTCTTACTGCATCTAGACAGCTGTACCATGGAGAACATACCGGTGATGGGTTGTACGTGGCCTTTGGCGATAAAGGACAACTCTATCGAATCACTATCAGCCTACCTGATCTGTCAGAACTGGACCGGGTTGGACTGTTCACATACGTTGTGGCTCGTGGAGCAACCGGTAATCGTCAAACATCGTCAAACTGCTATTACTCACTTCTTTCCAAACACTTCTGTAAACGATTCCACACTGGCGACGGAAAAACTTACTTTGCCATCTGCACAAGAATTATCCCGACTTCGATTGAATATTTCCAAAGCAAATGATTCGCTCCATTCCGTGCTGAAACAGTCCGCACTTGACATATCCCGGTATGCACTGAACACTTCGAAAATGAACGAAACGAGTAATAATAATGTTACAAACACTAGTAAAACCACCGATGAGAAATGCGATGTTCCTGACATGGTCGAGAAGCCTCTTCGCTCAATTTTAAAGCCCGTTCCCGGTAAAAAAGCCCAAGCCATTGCTCTGCTAAACACCTTCGAGTGTCCAACAATTGGACACAATCAACACCACTTCCCAATGGCAGATGATTCCCCAACAGAAGTGGAGATATTCCGACAGGATGAGATACAGTACATTTTTCAGCCAGAAAAATGTTCCTTAAATTTCACACTCTGCAGTCCGGTCGATGATATAGTGGAATGCTTCAAAAAGCACAACACTTTTATGCCCGAGCGTAAAACGATTCCAGAACTCCCGAAACCCCTTCCGGTGGTGGATAAAGTtgagcgaaaaaagaaaaactttgatCTTGGATCTGCCTGGGATGTAATTTGCTCGGATGAGGAACTCTAA